The Planctomicrobium piriforme genome includes a window with the following:
- a CDS encoding SDR family oxidoreductase, with protein sequence MIDLRGKVALVTGASRGIGRACAVQLAACGANVAVNFLSSKEGAAESVRLVQAAGGQGIAVRADVSDAQDIAAAVNYVQERFGRLDIIVSNAAAGGFRPLMAVTPANWESVLRHNAAPLLWLAQAAAPVMKAQEGGKLIAISSHGSFRAFPNYGAIGASKAALESLVRHLAFELGPEGINFNCVLAGMVATEAIRSMPDSASMLKTSQDLMLLKQKSLDPEDVAGVVTFLASPLSDKIQGQTIVVDGGVSIRV encoded by the coding sequence ATGATTGATCTGCGAGGAAAAGTGGCGCTGGTGACGGGGGCCTCGCGCGGCATTGGCCGTGCCTGCGCTGTGCAGCTCGCCGCCTGTGGTGCAAACGTCGCCGTGAACTTTTTGTCTTCGAAAGAAGGCGCGGCGGAATCGGTACGGCTGGTTCAGGCAGCAGGAGGCCAGGGAATCGCGGTCCGGGCTGACGTCTCCGACGCACAGGACATCGCCGCCGCAGTTAATTACGTCCAGGAACGCTTCGGCCGACTCGATATCATTGTCAGCAATGCCGCCGCCGGCGGGTTTCGTCCGCTCATGGCGGTCACGCCTGCCAACTGGGAAAGCGTGTTGCGGCACAACGCCGCGCCGCTGCTCTGGCTGGCGCAAGCCGCCGCCCCAGTCATGAAAGCCCAAGAGGGCGGCAAGCTGATTGCCATCTCCAGCCACGGCTCGTTTCGGGCATTTCCCAACTACGGGGCAATCGGGGCTTCGAAGGCGGCCCTTGAGAGTCTGGTCCGGCATCTGGCCTTCGAACTCGGACCTGAGGGGATCAATTTCAACTGCGTGCTGGCGGGGATGGTGGCGACGGAAGCCATTCGTTCCATGCCCGACAGTGCGAGCATGCTCAAAACGTCGCAAGACCTGATGCTGCTGAAGCAGAAAAGTCTCGATCCGGAAGACGTCGCCGGAGTGGTGACGTTTCTCGCCAGCCCCTTGAGCGACAAGATTCAAGGTCAGACGATCGTCGTGGACGGCGGCGTCAGCATTCGAGTCTGA
- a CDS encoding 4'-phosphopantetheinyl transferase family protein — translation MPFEFPPIDVWLLWTGNCPSELPVHEVSVEEESRAARYRIPEKSRQFLLGRLLGRQIVASQWGCSPRDLLWPTSGVPRVTLPSGERPGTISLSHSENFLAIALAPIEFRLGVDIESVANSPLARAREDAISSELELEPVEGLDPEYFRNEMRRTFSLAEAEFKTQEVDSPFDFLQSSFHGDSRVDFIQWLMSRYSDQQDDVVSARSASNTFFLQRNAAIAPAEWCVQLTSFPTAEFIGSVAIAPRDVATIPEDSHWKWDWSLTPSDAIPDELRTELGIWGAEFRRLQFRLTPAG, via the coding sequence ATGCCGTTCGAGTTTCCGCCGATTGATGTCTGGCTGCTGTGGACAGGCAATTGTCCCAGCGAATTGCCGGTGCATGAAGTCTCGGTGGAAGAAGAATCCCGCGCAGCCCGTTACCGCATTCCGGAGAAGAGCCGCCAATTCTTGTTGGGACGTCTGCTGGGTCGGCAGATCGTTGCCTCCCAGTGGGGATGTTCACCACGGGATCTCCTCTGGCCAACCTCAGGCGTGCCACGAGTCACGCTGCCGAGCGGGGAACGACCAGGCACCATCAGCCTGTCGCATTCAGAGAACTTTCTGGCGATTGCATTGGCGCCGATTGAATTTCGATTGGGCGTCGATATTGAAAGCGTCGCGAATTCACCGCTTGCCAGAGCCCGGGAAGATGCCATTTCCAGTGAGCTCGAACTTGAACCAGTTGAGGGCCTTGATCCTGAATACTTTCGAAACGAAATGCGGCGAACCTTTTCTTTAGCGGAAGCCGAATTCAAAACACAAGAAGTCGATTCTCCTTTCGATTTTCTGCAATCAAGTTTTCACGGTGATTCGCGAGTCGACTTCATTCAGTGGCTGATGTCTCGGTACTCGGACCAGCAAGACGATGTGGTATCCGCGCGATCGGCGTCGAATACGTTTTTTCTGCAACGAAACGCAGCGATCGCACCCGCTGAATGGTGCGTTCAGCTAACTAGTTTCCCAACCGCCGAGTTCATCGGTTCAGTTGCCATCGCTCCACGGGATGTGGCAACAATTCCGGAAGATTCCCACTGGAAATGGGACTGGTCGTTGACGCCGAGCGACGCGATTCCGGACGAACTTCGCACCGAGCTGGGAATCTGGGGGGCGGAATTCCGGCGACTGCAGTTTCGGCTCACTCCGGCCGGGTAA
- a CDS encoding glucose 1-dehydrogenase, which yields MKALAVRPGVRNSAYIADIPEPKVTDIPDGRGILVRTLQVGVDATDGEINEGLYGRAPAGDSHLVLGHEVFGVVEEVGPNVKHLKKRDYCTCTVRRPGPTLFDKIGRNDITSHPEYYERGINLLHGFMTHRFVEDAEFVVKVPGGLNHLGVLSEPASVCAKAIEQAYLAQQRLQVWKPKLAFVTGAGQIGLLTTMMLRLRGLDVFTLARTPNPGLKADIVRAYGAKYVSTKETPMGELVKQVGRPDLIIEATGSSQVAFECMEHLNLNGAMVWTSVTGGKHELSGFPSDKVNLEWVLGNKLLLGSVNGNRDHFAQGIADLALGEVMFPGITSRMLTTPIDGFMDPQAVLHELENKSAIKVYVNVARD from the coding sequence ATGAAAGCGCTTGCGGTCAGACCTGGCGTTCGCAATAGCGCCTATATTGCGGATATTCCCGAACCGAAAGTCACCGACATTCCGGACGGACGCGGCATCCTCGTGCGGACGCTGCAGGTGGGGGTCGACGCCACCGACGGTGAAATCAACGAAGGCCTGTACGGCCGCGCTCCCGCCGGGGACTCGCATCTCGTCCTCGGGCATGAAGTCTTCGGGGTCGTCGAAGAAGTCGGCCCGAACGTCAAGCATCTGAAGAAACGGGACTACTGCACCTGCACGGTGCGGCGTCCTGGTCCGACGTTGTTCGACAAGATCGGTCGCAACGACATCACCAGCCATCCCGAATACTACGAGCGCGGAATCAACCTGCTGCACGGCTTCATGACGCACCGCTTCGTCGAAGACGCGGAATTCGTCGTGAAAGTGCCGGGCGGATTGAATCACCTCGGCGTGCTGTCTGAACCTGCCAGCGTCTGTGCGAAGGCGATCGAACAGGCGTATCTCGCCCAGCAGCGTTTGCAGGTTTGGAAGCCGAAACTCGCGTTCGTCACCGGCGCCGGGCAGATCGGCCTGCTGACGACCATGATGCTGCGGCTCCGCGGGCTCGACGTGTTCACACTCGCCCGGACACCTAATCCCGGCTTGAAGGCCGACATCGTACGGGCCTACGGCGCGAAGTATGTGAGCACCAAAGAAACGCCGATGGGCGAACTGGTCAAACAGGTGGGCCGGCCGGATCTCATCATCGAAGCGACCGGCTCAAGCCAGGTGGCCTTCGAGTGCATGGAGCATCTGAATCTCAACGGGGCCATGGTCTGGACCAGCGTTACCGGCGGCAAACACGAACTCAGCGGGTTCCCTTCCGACAAGGTGAATCTGGAATGGGTGCTGGGCAACAAACTGCTGCTCGGCTCGGTGAACGGCAACCGCGATCACTTCGCACAGGGGATTGCCGATCTCGCACTGGGCGAAGTGATGTTCCCCGGCATTACATCTCGAATGCTGACGACTCCCATCGACGGCTTCATGGACCCCCAGGCGGTGCTGCACGAGCTCGAAAACAAATCCGCGATCAAGGTGTATGTGAACGTCGCACGGGACTGA
- the thiL gene encoding thiamine-phosphate kinase, with translation MSDERPEFAFINWIARQSGSRTEVQLGIGDDAAVLSSGGKDWVVTKDVITAGVHFDAKTPLALVGRKALAVNISDLAAMAAQPCAAFIGIVLPKSMTRSAAEELYRGLQQLASEWDICIGGGDTNSWDGPLVVSVTLLGLVESGQAVRRDGAQPDDWIFVTGPLGGSLESGRHLTFTPRIREAETLKQAVTLHAMLDLSDGLGSDLFHLLDRSGVGAILNADSIPIHPDVSKTLPSAARLQHALSDGEDFELLFTVSAADGQRLIERPPPGVELFRIGEITAAPGASLVVDGEEQTLPRSGWSHGFGQTAID, from the coding sequence ATGTCAGACGAGCGGCCTGAGTTCGCGTTCATCAACTGGATTGCCCGGCAGTCTGGATCTCGAACGGAAGTGCAGCTGGGCATCGGCGACGACGCAGCCGTGCTGTCGTCCGGCGGAAAAGACTGGGTCGTCACCAAAGACGTCATCACGGCCGGCGTCCATTTCGACGCAAAGACTCCGCTCGCGCTCGTCGGCCGCAAGGCGCTGGCGGTCAACATCAGCGATCTGGCGGCGATGGCCGCCCAGCCGTGTGCGGCATTCATCGGCATCGTGTTGCCGAAGTCGATGACCCGATCCGCCGCTGAAGAACTGTATCGGGGCCTGCAGCAACTCGCGAGCGAATGGGACATCTGCATCGGCGGAGGGGACACCAACAGTTGGGACGGCCCACTGGTCGTCAGTGTGACGCTGCTGGGGCTGGTGGAATCGGGTCAGGCGGTGCGACGCGATGGCGCACAGCCCGACGACTGGATTTTCGTGACCGGACCACTCGGAGGCTCGCTGGAGAGCGGACGGCACCTGACATTCACACCCCGCATCCGTGAAGCCGAGACACTCAAGCAGGCAGTGACGCTGCATGCGATGCTCGATCTCAGCGACGGCCTCGGGAGCGACCTTTTTCATCTTCTCGATCGCAGCGGAGTCGGCGCCATTTTGAATGCCGACTCAATTCCGATTCACCCGGATGTTTCCAAAACGCTCCCGTCCGCGGCCCGATTGCAGCATGCACTCAGCGATGGGGAAGATTTTGAGTTACTATTCACCGTGAGTGCGGCAGACGGACAACGGCTGATTGAACGGCCGCCGCCAGGCGTCGAGTTGTTTCGGATTGGCGAGATCACCGCCGCCCCCGGAGCATCTCTCGTCGTGGACGGCGAAGAGCAGACACTGCCCCGGTCCGGCTGGTCACACGGTTTCGGACAGACCGCAATTGATTGA
- a CDS encoding enoyl-CoA hydratase translates to MSAAAETSELLVTRDGGVVTLTLNRPGRRHALSLSLLEELEKAIAEIAKDRTARVVVLASSGNVYSSGHDLGEMRDRTGEEYERLFGTCSRVMQRIRKLPQPVIARVQGFATAAGCQLVAACDLAVASETAQFATPGVKIGLFCTTPMVPLVRNIAPKIAMEMLLTGQPISAQKALAAGLLNAVAPEDQLDAIIKQYTDSIVSSSPQVIALGKREFYLQKQMEESAAYDRAVMIMTQNAQMRDAQEGISAFLEKRKPQWGE, encoded by the coding sequence ATGAGCGCAGCTGCTGAGACATCGGAACTACTGGTCACCCGGGACGGGGGAGTGGTGACGCTGACGCTGAACCGTCCCGGACGGCGGCATGCGCTGTCACTCTCGCTGCTGGAAGAACTGGAAAAAGCCATCGCCGAAATCGCCAAAGACCGCACCGCCAGAGTGGTGGTCCTGGCCTCGTCCGGCAACGTCTACTCTTCCGGACACGATCTCGGCGAGATGCGTGACAGAACAGGTGAAGAGTACGAGCGGCTGTTCGGAACCTGTTCGCGCGTGATGCAGCGGATTCGCAAACTCCCGCAGCCGGTGATTGCCCGCGTGCAGGGGTTCGCGACCGCGGCCGGCTGCCAACTGGTCGCTGCGTGCGATCTGGCGGTAGCGAGCGAGACGGCCCAGTTCGCGACGCCGGGAGTGAAGATCGGCCTCTTCTGCACGACGCCGATGGTCCCCCTGGTACGCAACATCGCTCCCAAGATTGCTATGGAAATGCTCCTCACCGGCCAGCCGATCTCCGCCCAGAAAGCCCTCGCGGCCGGTCTGCTCAATGCTGTCGCTCCGGAAGATCAGCTCGATGCCATCATCAAGCAGTACACCGACTCCATCGTCTCCTCCAGCCCACAGGTGATCGCCCTCGGCAAGCGGGAATTCTATCTGCAGAAACAGATGGAAGAATCCGCCGCCTACGACCGCGCGGTGATGATCATGACGCAAAACGCCCAGATGCGCGACGCCCAGGAAGGCATCTCGGCGTTTCTGGAGAAGAGGAAACCGCAGTGGGGGGAGTAA
- a CDS encoding DUF6754 domain-containing protein translates to MRRSLLSLLSAVALLLVLSEASYAAPPAPPTAITASDHPLDDGEVIDVRIDFPQQNNVTVEYDVQRCGEYRGIYKTVETAKPTEKDIQRGYMTVLIGKSIRDADYWFRVNAVNANGEKSAFIGTPADGPVRATRQIFDGSRIWLLVVTLLICGAIVAFILMARWGMPLKVRQIAGLEAIEEAVGRATEMGRSCLFVPGIQDMNEMQTIAGLTILSRVAQRAAEYDCELETPTSKSLVMTAARETVANAFLAAGRPDAYREDLIYYVTDEQFAYVSFLTGKMVREKPAACFYLGSFYAESLILAETGNAIGAIQIAGTAQPAQLPFFVAACDYTLIGEEFFAASAYLSSDPDQLGSLKGQDFGKLLVAALIVIGVGLVTVGGITQNETILAAADYLKNVILTSSG, encoded by the coding sequence ATGAGACGTTCGCTTCTCTCTCTGCTGTCCGCCGTGGCCTTGTTGCTGGTGCTCTCCGAAGCCAGCTATGCCGCCCCCCCTGCTCCGCCCACGGCCATCACGGCGAGCGATCACCCGCTGGATGACGGCGAAGTGATCGACGTTCGCATCGACTTTCCGCAGCAGAACAACGTCACCGTTGAGTACGACGTACAGCGGTGCGGCGAATACCGTGGAATTTATAAGACAGTCGAAACCGCCAAGCCGACCGAGAAGGACATTCAGCGCGGCTACATGACGGTCTTAATCGGGAAAAGCATCCGCGATGCGGACTATTGGTTTCGAGTGAATGCGGTGAATGCGAACGGGGAGAAATCGGCGTTCATCGGCACGCCGGCCGACGGCCCGGTCCGTGCGACGCGGCAAATCTTTGACGGCAGCCGGATCTGGCTGCTGGTGGTGACGCTCTTGATCTGCGGGGCGATTGTCGCCTTTATTCTGATGGCCCGATGGGGAATGCCGCTCAAGGTGCGGCAGATCGCCGGGCTGGAAGCGATTGAAGAAGCGGTCGGCCGCGCAACGGAAATGGGCCGTTCCTGCCTGTTCGTGCCGGGCATTCAGGATATGAACGAGATGCAGACGATTGCCGGTCTGACGATCCTCTCCCGCGTCGCCCAGCGTGCTGCGGAATACGACTGTGAACTGGAAACTCCGACGTCGAAATCGCTGGTGATGACCGCAGCCCGGGAAACGGTGGCGAATGCCTTTCTGGCCGCAGGCCGGCCGGATGCGTATCGCGAAGACCTGATTTATTACGTCACCGACGAGCAGTTTGCCTACGTCTCGTTCCTGACCGGGAAGATGGTCCGCGAGAAGCCGGCGGCCTGCTTCTATCTCGGTTCGTTCTATGCCGAGTCGCTGATTCTGGCCGAGACGGGCAATGCGATCGGCGCGATTCAAATCGCAGGCACCGCCCAGCCGGCCCAGTTGCCGTTCTTCGTGGCGGCGTGCGACTACACGCTGATTGGAGAAGAATTTTTCGCGGCCAGTGCGTATCTCTCCAGCGACCCCGACCAACTCGGCAGTTTGAAGGGCCAGGACTTCGGCAAACTGCTGGTCGCCGCCCTGATCGTGATCGGCGTGGGATTGGTCACCGTTGGCGGCATCACCCAGAACGAAACCATCCTCGCCGCCGCGGATTATTTGAAGAACGTCATTCTGACAAGCTCGGGGTGA
- the ftsY gene encoding signal recognition particle-docking protein FtsY, which produces MGLFDNLKSALKKTKDVLRTDVRDLLRSGEILDEAKLEEFYRGLITTDMGVAAATEVVETLRKEFGGRTVVPDKIWEVVRTQLKTILLGESGTGWDRANPIGPLNIAATGPTVILVSGVNGVGKTTSIAKLARLLHGSGRKVLLAAGDTFRAAAVEQLTMWSKRIGCDIVTKPPKSDPASVAFEGCDQAVARGADFAIIDTAGRLQTQQNLMSELQKIHRVIAKRIEGAPHESLLVLDATTGQNGLSQASKFSEAAGCTGIILTKLDGTAKGGVVIAIRQKMGIPVKYIGVGEQLDDLQVFSADDFVNALFDDV; this is translated from the coding sequence ATGGGGCTTTTCGATAATCTGAAGTCGGCTCTGAAAAAGACGAAGGATGTCTTGCGGACCGACGTGCGCGACCTTTTAAGGTCGGGCGAAATTCTGGACGAGGCCAAGCTCGAAGAGTTTTATCGCGGCCTCATCACCACCGACATGGGGGTCGCCGCTGCGACCGAAGTGGTCGAAACGCTGCGGAAGGAATTTGGCGGACGCACGGTTGTGCCCGACAAGATCTGGGAAGTCGTGCGGACGCAACTGAAGACCATTCTTCTCGGGGAATCGGGAACAGGCTGGGATCGAGCGAATCCAATTGGCCCGCTCAACATCGCGGCAACGGGGCCGACGGTCATTCTCGTGTCCGGCGTGAACGGCGTCGGCAAGACAACTTCGATCGCCAAGCTTGCTCGACTGCTGCACGGTTCCGGCCGCAAGGTATTGTTAGCAGCGGGGGATACCTTCCGCGCGGCGGCCGTCGAACAGCTCACGATGTGGAGCAAGCGGATTGGCTGCGATATCGTTACAAAGCCGCCGAAGAGCGATCCGGCGAGCGTCGCCTTTGAAGGCTGCGACCAGGCTGTTGCCCGCGGGGCCGACTTTGCGATCATCGACACGGCCGGACGTCTGCAGACGCAGCAGAACCTGATGTCGGAACTGCAGAAGATTCACCGTGTGATCGCGAAACGAATCGAGGGCGCGCCGCACGAAAGCCTGTTAGTCCTCGACGCCACCACCGGCCAGAACGGCCTGAGTCAGGCGTCGAAGTTCAGCGAAGCCGCCGGCTGTACAGGCATCATCCTCACCAAGCTCGACGGCACCGCCAAGGGGGGCGTCGTCATCGCCATCCGCCAGAAGATGGGCATCCCCGTCAAATACATCGGCGTCGGCGAACAGCTCGACGATCTGCAGGTGTTCTCCGCGGATGACTTCGTGAATGCCCTCTTCGATGATGTGTGA
- a CDS encoding rhamnulokinase → MSEKVYLAVDLGAESGRVIAGLFDGTHIRLEELHRFPNGPVTVAGTRRWDLIGLWKEIQDGLRNAANKFGKKIVSVGVDTWGVDYVLLSSKGEMLGQPYNYRDSRTDGMLEHACTRVSKKDIFAATGLQFMPINSLYQVLSMQLKDPELLAMADRFLMIPDFFHWLLCGSRVVEFTNATTTQFFDPRRRTWSLDLLRKLDIPTRMLPDVVPPGTNLGKLRADVSQITGLPRIDVVAPATHDTGAAVAAVPTDKTGTARWAYISSGTWSLIGVEVQQAILTDEALKQNVTNEGGIDGTYRLLKNVMGLWLVQGCRRSFERSGNDFDYTQLTHLATQAEPFRSLVHPNDPQFLNPDDMVVAMQDWCCKQKQPVPETEGQIIRCALESLALKYRDVLQGIEKLTGETIEVIHIVGGGCKNSLLNQFTADACGRPVIAGPTEATALGNVLIQARAAGQINSLAEIRKVVKASCEIETFEPRDTAEWNTAFKRYQALTASAI, encoded by the coding sequence ATGTCCGAAAAAGTGTATCTCGCTGTCGATCTGGGAGCGGAAAGCGGTCGGGTCATCGCGGGCCTGTTCGACGGCACGCACATTCGACTGGAAGAACTGCACCGTTTTCCCAATGGACCGGTCACCGTCGCCGGGACGCGGCGCTGGGACTTAATTGGCCTTTGGAAAGAAATCCAGGACGGACTCCGCAACGCTGCCAACAAGTTCGGCAAGAAGATCGTGTCGGTCGGCGTCGACACCTGGGGAGTTGACTATGTTCTGTTGTCGAGCAAAGGAGAAATGCTCGGCCAGCCCTACAACTATCGCGACTCTCGCACCGACGGCATGCTCGAACATGCCTGCACCCGCGTCTCGAAGAAAGACATCTTTGCGGCGACCGGCCTGCAGTTCATGCCGATCAACTCGCTGTATCAGGTGCTGTCGATGCAGCTCAAAGATCCAGAACTGCTGGCGATGGCGGATCGCTTTCTGATGATTCCCGACTTCTTCCACTGGCTGCTCTGCGGCAGTCGGGTCGTGGAATTCACAAACGCGACGACGACGCAGTTCTTCGATCCACGCCGTCGTACCTGGTCGCTCGATCTGCTGCGAAAGCTCGATATTCCGACCAGAATGCTGCCGGATGTTGTTCCTCCAGGGACGAACCTGGGCAAGTTGCGTGCAGACGTTTCACAGATTACGGGACTTCCCCGAATTGACGTCGTCGCTCCGGCGACTCACGACACCGGTGCGGCAGTCGCCGCCGTGCCGACCGACAAAACGGGTACGGCCAGGTGGGCTTACATCAGCTCCGGCACCTGGTCGCTGATTGGCGTGGAAGTTCAGCAGGCGATTCTCACGGACGAAGCGTTGAAGCAGAACGTCACCAACGAGGGGGGCATCGACGGCACCTATCGTCTCCTCAAGAACGTGATGGGGCTCTGGCTTGTGCAAGGCTGCCGCCGCTCGTTCGAACGTTCAGGCAACGATTTCGACTACACGCAGTTGACTCATCTGGCGACGCAGGCTGAACCGTTCCGCTCACTCGTGCATCCGAACGATCCGCAGTTCCTCAATCCCGACGACATGGTCGTCGCCATGCAGGACTGGTGCTGTAAGCAGAAACAGCCGGTGCCTGAGACCGAAGGCCAGATCATCCGCTGTGCGCTCGAAAGCCTGGCGCTCAAGTATCGCGACGTGTTGCAGGGGATCGAAAAGCTGACCGGCGAAACGATTGAAGTGATTCATATCGTGGGGGGCGGCTGTAAGAACTCCCTGCTCAATCAGTTCACCGCCGATGCCTGTGGACGCCCTGTCATCGCCGGCCCGACGGAAGCGACGGCACTAGGGAACGTGCTGATTCAAGCCCGGGCAGCAGGGCAAATCAACTCGCTGGCCGAGATTCGCAAGGTGGTCAAAGCGTCCTGCGAAATCGAAACCTTCGAACCGCGCGACACCGCAGAATGGAACACCGCCTTCAAACGCTACCAGGCACTGACGGCAAGCGCGATCTGA
- the hisG gene encoding ATP phosphoribosyltransferase, whose protein sequence is MPEEIIKLGIPAGSLQEATADLFKKAGYNITFSGRSYYPSIDDPEIECLLIRAQEMARYVEDGILDAGITGYDWVMETQANVHEVCELVFSKASRRPVRWVLCVPEDSPVQTVHDLQGKRIATEAVGLTQGYLAKHGVTADVEFSWGATEVKPPRLADAIVEVTETGSSLRANHLRIVDQVIESTTRLIANRTAWRDDWKREKLESVALMLQSCLAAEGKVGLMMNVRRVDLPGILDALPALKDPTVASLSDPEWVAVNTILDESVVRSIVPRLKSAGAIGIVEFPISKIIE, encoded by the coding sequence ATGCCGGAAGAAATTATCAAGCTCGGAATCCCCGCAGGCAGTCTGCAGGAAGCGACCGCCGACCTGTTCAAGAAAGCGGGATACAACATCACGTTTTCAGGCCGGTCGTATTACCCCTCGATCGATGATCCGGAAATCGAATGCCTGCTCATTCGGGCGCAGGAAATGGCCCGTTATGTGGAAGACGGCATCCTCGATGCCGGCATCACCGGGTACGACTGGGTGATGGAAACCCAGGCCAACGTTCACGAAGTCTGCGAACTGGTTTTCTCGAAAGCCAGCCGACGGCCGGTGCGGTGGGTGCTGTGCGTGCCGGAAGACTCGCCGGTCCAGACCGTGCATGATCTGCAGGGGAAGCGAATCGCCACTGAAGCGGTCGGACTCACACAGGGCTATCTCGCAAAGCATGGCGTGACTGCCGATGTCGAGTTCTCGTGGGGCGCGACGGAAGTGAAGCCCCCCCGTCTCGCAGATGCCATCGTCGAAGTGACCGAAACAGGCTCTTCGCTGCGGGCGAATCATCTTCGCATCGTCGATCAAGTGATCGAAAGCACCACCCGACTGATCGCGAACCGGACCGCGTGGCGGGATGACTGGAAACGCGAGAAGCTGGAGAGCGTTGCCCTGATGCTGCAGTCGTGCCTGGCGGCCGAAGGCAAAGTGGGACTGATGATGAACGTTCGTCGGGTCGATCTCCCCGGCATACTCGATGCACTCCCGGCACTGAAAGATCCGACTGTCGCGTCGCTGTCCGACCCGGAATGGGTGGCGGTCAACACGATACTCGATGAATCGGTTGTCCGCTCGATTGTGCCGCGGCTCAAGTCCGCCGGGGCGATCGGCATTGTCGAGTTCCCGATCAGCAAGATCATTGAATAG
- the hisI gene encoding phosphoribosyl-AMP cyclohydrolase yields MNGPDFQKTELIPVIAQDEASGTVLMLAYMNQTAYEETLRTGRVCYYSRSRQKLWRKGEESGNVQELKSLYFDCDADTLLVKVNQIGGAACHEGYQSCFFRRVDPASGNVTVEGERVFDPKVVYGKK; encoded by the coding sequence GTGAACGGACCGGATTTTCAAAAAACAGAGTTGATTCCCGTCATCGCCCAGGATGAGGCGTCTGGCACGGTGCTGATGCTGGCTTACATGAATCAGACGGCCTACGAGGAAACCCTCCGCACCGGTCGGGTCTGCTATTACAGCCGCAGCCGCCAGAAGTTGTGGCGCAAAGGGGAAGAAAGCGGCAACGTGCAGGAACTCAAGTCGCTGTACTTCGACTGCGATGCTGACACGTTGCTGGTGAAGGTCAACCAGATCGGCGGCGCCGCCTGCCACGAGGGATACCAGAGCTGCTTTTTCCGTCGCGTCGATCCCGCCAGCGGGAATGTGACGGTCGAAGGCGAACGCGTTTTCGATCCGAAGGTCGTCTACGGTAAGAAGTGA
- a CDS encoding RraA family protein, whose protein sequence is MSLLTDLAKYDTPTVCNVIELFDVRPRNLGYMNGSIKACFPQLPPMVGYALTSTFRSMAPPSKGAAYSGLIDQIERFAEIPGPPVVVFQDLDEPVTSATFGEVMCTMYKNFGSTGLVTSGAGRDLDQVKVLDYPVFTQGTICSHGYCHIPQINVPVSVGGIMIEPGMLLHGDCNGVTTIPIEIASEIPDACQELMQAEQIVLDYCRSTGVNPKGLAGARKESVDQINALGKRLSRKK, encoded by the coding sequence ATGTCACTGCTGACGGATCTGGCGAAATACGACACCCCCACGGTCTGCAACGTCATCGAGTTGTTCGACGTCCGCCCCCGCAACCTGGGATACATGAACGGGTCGATCAAGGCCTGCTTTCCGCAGCTGCCGCCGATGGTGGGCTATGCCCTGACCTCAACGTTTCGCAGCATGGCCCCGCCGTCGAAGGGGGCGGCGTATTCAGGGCTGATCGACCAGATCGAACGCTTCGCGGAGATCCCCGGCCCGCCAGTCGTTGTGTTTCAGGATCTCGACGAGCCCGTTACCTCGGCCACGTTCGGCGAGGTGATGTGTACGATGTACAAGAATTTTGGATCAACCGGCCTCGTCACCTCTGGCGCTGGGCGCGATCTCGATCAGGTGAAGGTGCTCGACTACCCCGTCTTCACCCAGGGGACAATCTGCTCGCACGGCTACTGCCATATTCCGCAAATCAACGTACCGGTCTCTGTCGGGGGGATCATGATCGAACCGGGCATGCTGCTGCACGGCGATTGCAACGGTGTGACGACCATTCCCATTGAGATCGCCAGCGAGATCCCCGACGCCTGCCAGGAACTGATGCAAGCCGAACAGATCGTGCTCGATTACTGTCGCAGCACAGGCGTGAATCCCAAGGGCCTGGCCGGGGCCCGAAAGGAGAGCGTCGATCAGATCAATGCTCTCGGCAAACGCCTGAGCCGAAAGAAATAG